In Colias croceus chromosome 8, ilColCroc2.1, a genomic segment contains:
- the LOC123694060 gene encoding PIH1 domain-containing protein 1-like, with protein MTKKSITLDVDPTIMEKNMRIVKDNPMEEELKKIFADTDTLPYKIVKPTPGFCVKTFTKPDNKKLFVNVCLTDAIPCPRDITNEELMQILSSEDPSSYRVPMSIGEGRMEPDKSGIPATVYDVAINPDFFTKIEKDDLFQTFFLTVVFEGLQDKYQFEADMSKYTVLKHRKSIGTLQSHRIQIRDVKQCEEKVKPLIEEIKKPVPKAETPAKKEIVYRLRREPPTGEIEYLLAEFKIPESVNIQDLNLEVGEDRIVLDSKGLYEPVDFFLPCSVDQDVIDAQLNRNYDMLSVKMPVIH; from the exons ATTGTGAAg gATAATCCAATGGAAgaagaattaaagaaaatatttgcgGATACCGACACCTTACCATACAAAATAGTTAAACCAACACCAG GTTTTTGTGTGAAAACATTCACTAAACCGGACAACAAGAAACTATTTGTCAATGTGTGTTTAACTGATGCCATACCATGTCCCCGTGACATCACAAACGAAGAGCTGATGCAGATCTTAAGTTCTGAAGACCCTTCCAGCTACAGAGTGCCAATGAGCATTGGAGAAGGCAGAATGGAACCAGACAAGTCTGGCATTCCAGCCACAGTTTATGATGTAGCCATAAACCCTGATTTCTTCACAAAAATAGAGAAAgatgatctcttccagacatTTTTCTTGACAGTTGTGTTTGAAGGCTTGCAAGATAAATACCAGTTCGAAGCAGACATGTCAAAGTATACTGTACTGAAACACAGGAAGTCCATAGGAACTCTGCAATCTCATAGGATTCAAATACGGGATGTGAAGCAGTGTGAGGAGAAAGTAAAGCCGCTGATTGAGGAAATTAAGAAACCCGTGCCAAAAGCAGAGACCCCTGCTAAGAAGGAAATAGTTTACAGGTTGAGGAGGGAACCACCAACAGGAGAGATTGAGTATTTGCTGGCTGAATTTAAGATTCCGGAATCG gTAAACATACAAGACCTCAACTTAGAAGTTGGCGAAGACAGAATTGTATTGGATTCAAAAGGTCTTTATGAGCCTGTGGATTTCTTCCTGCCATGCAGTGTAGATCAGGATGTCATTGATGCTCAGTTGAATAGGAATTATGAT ATGTTATCTGTTAAAATGCCAGTCATCCACTAA